A portion of the Paenibacillus hamazuiensis genome contains these proteins:
- a CDS encoding stalk domain-containing protein has product MKKFVMGLLCGAALSMSTVVIASDSIQAILFPSKITFQVKGNQAVLDTSENPVLNYNNKTYIPLRAFAEAMGANVDFVSGSEAADHLNLITVSSNEYKLIQYGPDDNISPANAVYTPLGVGLGLPDEYRRNSDQLSIENTNNFVFSVINRTNDNLLVDPSTTLALEVYTAPEGVEDQLVYRYVIPQIPRPIPSRSSYTFTIPWNQTGSNGKKIEPGRYIVKLAKPENINYQVEGDSDTKSVPSYVDMRYGPRNYIVNYQ; this is encoded by the coding sequence GTGAAAAAATTTGTGATGGGGCTTTTATGCGGGGCTGCTTTATCCATGTCAACGGTCGTTATAGCTTCCGATAGCATTCAAGCTATTTTATTCCCCAGCAAAATTACATTTCAGGTGAAAGGAAATCAAGCTGTCTTAGATACAAGCGAGAATCCTGTTCTGAATTATAATAATAAAACCTATATTCCTCTACGTGCTTTTGCAGAGGCTATGGGCGCTAACGTTGATTTTGTTTCAGGGTCGGAAGCGGCGGATCACTTGAACCTCATAACTGTTTCAAGCAATGAGTATAAGCTAATTCAATATGGACCGGATGATAATATATCCCCTGCTAATGCGGTTTATACTCCCTTAGGCGTGGGATTGGGACTTCCTGATGAGTATCGTCGAAACTCGGACCAACTGAGCATTGAAAATACGAATAACTTTGTTTTTTCTGTGATCAACAGAACAAACGATAACTTGCTTGTAGATCCTTCAACCACTTTGGCCTTGGAGGTATATACAGCACCGGAAGGTGTGGAGGATCAACTTGTATATCGATATGTTATTCCGCAAATTCCAAGACCTATCCCAAGCAGATCAAGTTATACTTTTACCATCCCGTGGAATCAAACTGGTTCAAATGGAAAAAAAATAGAGCCCGGCCGTTACATTGTTAAATTAGCCAAGCCCGAAAACATTAATTATCAGGTTGAAGGAGATAGCGACACGAAATCTGTACCAAGCTATGTGGATATGAGGTATGGACCAAGAAATTATATCGTAAATTACCAATAA
- a CDS encoding DUF6431 domain-containing protein: MSWMRSHPAFFVRCAEVVPSPCCGEELRIIGNRKRKLTSEDGESRVLVVRRLRCSGCRRIIVILPFA; encoded by the coding sequence ATGAGCTGGATGAGAAGTCATCCGGCGTTTTTTGTTCGGTGTGCAGAAGTGGTACCTTCTCCCTGTTGCGGGGAAGAGCTTAGAATCATTGGGAACAGGAAACGGAAGCTTACAAGTGAAGACGGGGAAAGCCGTGTGCTGGTAGTCCGTCGGCTGCGTTGTTCTGGGTGCCGGAGAATTATCGTAATTCTCCCTTTCGCTTAG
- a CDS encoding SRPBCC family protein has product MDGKISHIDGRHVVSFERHLKHPVEKVWRALTTPEQIAKWLTAQSEMDLNVDGQLAFRWENGDLVQGKFTKVDPPYELEYTWLEQTSGYSVVRWRLKDDGEGCLLYLTHTFFESAVVPDFLAGWHVHLEVLDVVLNDQFTVFPWERVKEWREKYASFMT; this is encoded by the coding sequence ATGGACGGAAAAATTTCGCATATTGACGGGCGCCATGTCGTTAGCTTCGAGCGGCATTTGAAGCATCCGGTGGAAAAAGTATGGAGGGCCCTCACGACTCCGGAGCAGATTGCCAAATGGTTAACCGCGCAGTCGGAGATGGACTTGAATGTGGATGGCCAACTTGCGTTTCGGTGGGAAAATGGAGATCTCGTACAGGGCAAGTTCACCAAAGTCGACCCGCCGTATGAGTTGGAGTACACATGGCTGGAGCAAACGTCGGGATACTCCGTGGTGCGATGGAGATTAAAGGACGATGGCGAAGGCTGTCTTCTTTATCTGACACATACCTTTTTCGAATCCGCCGTTGTCCCCGATTTTTTGGCGGGCTGGCATGTGCATCTTGAAGTGCTGGATGTCGTTCTGAATGATCAGTTTACCGTTTTCCCTTGGGAGCGCGTGAAGGAATGGCGCGAGAAATATGCTTCTTTTATGACCTGA
- a CDS encoding SRPBCC family protein: protein METLSIHHRTFINATPDKVYDAIATGTGWDAWFTQGTTVDARPGGTIHFRFKDFGPDHITLEDGGTVLEAVPEEKFVYQWTPGESTTTISFQLEKLGGGTLVSLVESGYKQTDTDLKAFADCAVGWGEALTLLKYYLEHGVTYGVVPRHQLEKPMTEQYTKRTDNFTRRTSELE from the coding sequence ATGGAGACGCTCTCTATTCACCATCGCACGTTTATAAACGCGACGCCTGACAAAGTGTATGATGCGATTGCAACCGGAACGGGGTGGGATGCGTGGTTTACGCAAGGTACGACCGTCGATGCGAGACCGGGCGGAACGATTCATTTTCGGTTCAAGGATTTCGGACCCGACCATATTACGCTTGAGGATGGCGGAACGGTTTTGGAAGCGGTACCCGAAGAGAAGTTCGTTTATCAGTGGACACCGGGCGAATCGACGACGACGATTTCCTTCCAATTGGAAAAACTCGGTGGAGGGACTTTGGTTTCATTAGTGGAGTCGGGCTATAAACAAACCGACACGGACTTGAAGGCGTTCGCCGATTGCGCGGTCGGATGGGGAGAAGCATTGACTTTGCTTAAATATTACTTGGAGCATGGGGTTACGTACGGCGTCGTTCCGAGGCATCAATTGGAGAAGCCGATGACAGAGCAGTACACGAAACGAACGGACAATTTCACGAGACGCACAAGTGAGCTGGAGTAG